Proteins encoded in a region of the Pseudomonas sp. PDNC002 genome:
- a CDS encoding flagellar biosynthesis protein FlhA: protein MRLLQSLLPTFQSGRIGIPLIILSILSMIILPLPPLVLDALFTFNIVVAILVLLVSVSSKSPLDFSLLPTVILVTTLLRLTLNVASTRVVLLDGHTGTGAAGKVIEAFGHVVIGGNFIVGLIVFVILMIINFMVITKGGERISEVTARFTLDALPGKQMAIDADLNAGLIDQNEAKRRRSEVAKEADFYGAMDGASKFVRGDAIAGILILLINLFGGLAIGVFVYDLPAGAAFQRYALLTIGDGLVAQIPALLLSTAAAIIVTRVNESAEITSLVRRQMLASPSLLYTVAGILVVLGLVPGMPHTAFFAFAALVAFIAWRLSLAGPPIEAQTLEQTQALTHAMDQEKAQQLAWEDIPLVERLSISLGYKLVSLVNEASGAPLPQRIRGVRQTLSENLGFLLPEVQIRDSLRLKASQYAIHINGERIDGAEIHADRLMAIPSPELYGEIDGILGVDPAYRMQVVWILPADKSRALNLGYQVIDCASVVATHLNKVVREHLPDIFKHDDVEHLMQRLTLQAPKLAESLKAQLTYSQQHRVFRQLLQEEVPLKDIVTIASALLEGSETTKDPVLLASDVRYALRRSIVSSIAGDRPELTVFVLENALENTLLGALSIAQQAGPVSLDNIPVEPSLLNQLQHSMPVVKEKLRKEGHPPILTVMPQLRPLLARYARVFSPGLHVLSQNEIPERVGVQILGTLG from the coding sequence ATGCGCCTACTGCAGTCACTATTGCCGACCTTCCAGAGCGGCCGCATCGGCATCCCGCTGATCATCCTGTCGATCCTCTCGATGATCATCCTGCCGCTGCCGCCGCTGGTGCTGGACGCCCTGTTCACCTTCAACATCGTCGTGGCGATCCTGGTGCTGCTGGTCAGCGTGTCGTCGAAGAGTCCGCTGGACTTCTCGCTGCTGCCCACGGTGATCCTGGTCACCACGCTGCTGCGCCTGACCCTCAACGTCGCTTCCACTCGCGTGGTGCTGCTCGACGGCCACACCGGCACGGGCGCGGCGGGCAAGGTGATCGAGGCCTTCGGCCACGTGGTGATCGGCGGCAACTTCATCGTCGGCCTGATCGTCTTCGTGATCCTGATGATCATCAACTTCATGGTCATCACCAAGGGCGGCGAGCGCATCTCCGAGGTGACCGCGCGCTTCACCCTGGACGCCCTGCCCGGCAAGCAGATGGCCATCGACGCCGACCTCAACGCCGGCCTGATCGACCAGAACGAAGCCAAGCGCCGCCGCTCGGAAGTGGCCAAGGAAGCCGACTTCTACGGCGCGATGGACGGCGCCTCGAAGTTCGTCCGTGGCGACGCCATCGCCGGCATCCTGATCCTGCTGATCAACCTGTTCGGCGGCCTGGCCATCGGCGTGTTCGTCTACGACCTGCCAGCCGGCGCAGCCTTCCAGCGTTACGCCCTGCTGACCATCGGCGACGGCCTGGTGGCGCAGATTCCGGCGCTGCTGCTGTCCACCGCGGCGGCGATCATCGTCACGCGGGTCAACGAGTCGGCGGAAATCACCAGCCTGGTGCGCCGGCAGATGCTCGCCTCGCCGTCGCTGCTGTACACCGTCGCCGGCATCCTCGTGGTGCTCGGCCTGGTGCCGGGCATGCCGCACACCGCCTTCTTCGCCTTCGCCGCGCTGGTGGCCTTCATCGCCTGGCGGCTATCGCTGGCCGGCCCGCCCATCGAAGCACAGACGCTGGAGCAGACCCAGGCGCTGACGCACGCGATGGACCAGGAAAAGGCGCAGCAGCTGGCCTGGGAAGACATCCCGCTGGTGGAGCGGCTGTCGATCTCGCTGGGCTACAAGTTGGTCAGCCTGGTCAACGAGGCCAGCGGCGCGCCGCTGCCGCAACGGATTCGCGGGGTACGCCAGACGCTCTCGGAGAACCTCGGCTTCCTCCTGCCGGAAGTGCAGATCCGCGACAGCCTGCGCCTGAAGGCCTCGCAGTACGCCATCCACATCAACGGCGAGCGCATCGACGGCGCGGAAATCCACGCCGACCGGCTGATGGCGATTCCCTCGCCGGAGCTGTACGGCGAGATCGACGGCATCCTCGGCGTCGACCCGGCGTACCGCATGCAGGTGGTGTGGATTCTCCCGGCCGACAAATCCCGCGCACTGAACCTGGGCTACCAGGTGATCGATTGCGCCAGCGTGGTCGCCACGCACCTGAACAAGGTGGTGCGCGAGCACCTGCCGGACATCTTCAAGCACGACGACGTCGAGCACCTGATGCAGCGCCTGACCCTGCAGGCGCCCAAGCTGGCCGAATCGCTGAAGGCGCAGCTGACCTATTCGCAGCAGCACCGGGTGTTCCGCCAGCTGCTGCAGGAAGAAGTGCCACTGAAGGACATCGTCACCATCGCCAGCGCCCTGCTCGAAGGCAGCGAGACCACCAAGGACCCGGTGCTGCTGGCTTCCGATGTGCGCTACGCGCTGCGCCGCAGCATCGTTTCCTCGATTGCCGGCGACCGGCCGGAGCTAACCGTGTTCGTCCTGGAGAACGCCCTGGAGAACACCCTGCTCGGCGCCCTGAGCATCGCCCAGCAGGCCGGTCCGGTGAGCCTGGACAATATTCCGGTGGAGCCCAGCCTGCTCAACCAGCTGC